The Sulfitobacter sp. SK011 genome contains the following window.
ACAGCCCTGCAAAAAGCCCCTGACATTGCCAAACGGGTGGCCAAGATCGTATTGATGGGCGGCGGCTATTTCGAGGGGGGCAACATCACCCCCACGGCTGAATTTAACATTTACGTCGATCCGCAGGCCGCTGATATTGTTTTTAAATCTGGCATTCCGATCGTGGTGATGCCACTGGATGTCACGCACAAGGCCTTAGTCACGAAACCACGCAATGATGCGTTTCGCGCGCTGAACACACCTGTTGGCACTGCCGTGGCCCAGATGACCGATTTCTTTGAACGTTTTGACAAGGAAAAATATGGATCAGCCGGTGCGCCGCTTCATGACCCCTGCGTCACCGCCTATCTGTTGAAGCCTGACCTCTTTTCCGGCCGCCACATCAACGTCGAGATTGAAACCCAATCGGAACTCACCATGGGCATGACCGTCGCCGACTGGTGGGGCGTCACCGACCGCGCGCCCAACGCCACGTTCATGGGCGACATTGATGCGGATGGCTTTTTTGCCCTGCTGACGGAACGGCTGGCCCGTTTATGAGCGCCGCCCTGACCCTCGCCAAACCCGAACATCTGAACAGTTTGACGGCACTTGTTGCTGCGTTTCATGCCGAAGAAAACATCACGATGTCAGATGAGGCGCTGACGGCGGGCATCTCGCCCCTGCTGGATGGCATTCCGCACGGGGCGGCCTATCTGATCGGACCGCCGCGCGCACCCATCGGCTATGTCGTGATCACGTTCGGCTGGTCGGTGGAATTTGGCGGTCTCGATGCCATCATTGACGAACTTTACATCCGCCCCGGCGTGCGCGGGCGCGGCATTGCGTCAGAGGCATTGATTGCCCTGCCCCGCGCCCTGGCAGGCGGCGGATTGCGGGCCATTCATCTGGAGGTGGACCGCGACAATGCAGCAGCGGTCAAGCTTTACCGCCGCGCCGGATTTCGCGAGCGTGATCGCTATATGTTCATGTCAAAGACCCTTTGAATGCTGATCCCTTTCGACAACAGCTATGCTACTTTGCCAGACGGGTTTTTCACCCGGCTGAACCCAACACCGGTGAAAACGCCACAGGTTTTGGCCTTTAACGACGGGTTGGCGCAGGTGCTGGGCATTGAGGTGGGCGATCTGGCCGAGGTGGCGCAGGTGTTTTCTGGCAATCAAATCGCTGACGGCGCGGCCCCCTTGGCGCAGCTTTATGCGGGCCATCAATTCGGCAACTTCAATCCGCAATTGGGCGACGGCCGCGCCATTCTGTTGGGCGAAGTGATCGATAAAAGCGGCACCCGCCGCGATATCCAGCTGAAAGGGTCTGGCCCTACCCCCTATTCGCGCAGTGGCGATGGCCGCGCCTGGGTTGGCCCTGTGTTGCGCGAATACGTGGTCAGCGAAGCGATGCATGCACTTGGCATCCCCACCACCCGCGCGCTGGCCGCCATCAGCACAGGCGAGCCGATTTTCCGCGAACAGGGCGCGCTGCCCGGTGCGATATTGACCCGCGTGGCGCAAAGCCACCTGCGGGTCGGTACGTTTCAGGTCTTTGCCCATCGCGGCCAGACCGAAAACCTCAAAACCCTCACTCATTACGCGATAAAGCGCCATTACCCGGATTCAAAAGATGCGATGGACCTGCTGCGCGCCGTTTGTGCGGCCCAGGCTGAACTGGTCGCTTCATGGATGTCCGTGGGGTTTATTCACGGCGTGATGAACACCGATAACTGCAGCATTGCGGGCGAAACCATCGACTATGGCCCCTGCGCTTTTATGGATGCATTTCACAGTGGCCGGGTGTTCAGCTCTATCGATCAGCAGGGCCGCTATGCCTTTGGCAATCAACCCAATATCGTGATCTGGAACATGGCGCAGCTTGCCACCAGCCTGCTGCAACAGATGGATGACAAAGACGCAGCAGTCGCGCAGGCAACCGAGATTGTGCACGCCATGCCTGCACAGGTTGAGGCCGCCTGGCTGCGCCGTTTTGCACCCAAGATCGGCATTTCAGACCCGCAGCCAGATGATGTTGCGCTGATCGAAAACCTGCTCAACCTGATGCAGACAGACGGCGCTGATTTCACCAATGCCTTCCGCGCCTTGGCCACGGCCACGGCGCAAGATCAGTTCACCAACCGCGACGCGTTTCAGGGCTGGACCGAAATCTGGCAACAGCGCATCGCCAAAGAACCGGACCCGACGGGTTTGATGAATGCCACAAACCCTGCGGTCATCCCGCGCAATCATCGCATGGAACAGATGATCGAAGCCGCGGTTGCGGGCGACATGGCCCCGTTTGAGCGGTTGATGAAGGCGCTATCGACACCCTTCAGCGATACCGATACCGATCTGCACCGCCCACCGACACAAAGCGAAATTGTGCCCGCGACATTCTGCGGCACCTGAGATCAGGCCGTAGGTTTGGGCCTGCGGTTGATCAGGTAAATGCCGCTGGCCACCAGCACCAGCGCGCCCCAAACCGACGGCGCTACATCCTCTGACAACAACAACCAGCCCAAAAGCACGGAAAACACCGGGGATAAAAAGCTGAACGAGGCGACCGAGGACGCTGGATAGATCGACATCAGCCAAAACCACACCAAAAAGCCAAGGCTTGCCACCGCGATGATTTGAAACAACATTCCTGCCAGATGGATCGGTTGCAGATCACGGATCAGGGGGCCAAGAAGCGGTGCAAACAGCAACATGATCGGGGCCGACACAGCCACCTGAAACATCAATTGCTGCGCGGGCGGCACCCGGGACAGCGGGGTGATCCGCACACACAGAACAATCCCGGCCCAGCAAAACGCCGATGTCAGCGCCAGCAAATCTCCGGTCCAACTCACCTCACCACCGCTTCGATTGCTCAGCGCCAGCGCAACGCCCGCCATGGCCAGCAACAGCCCCACCCCTTTGAGACGGGTCAGGCTTTCGCCCGGCAACAGATAATGCGCGATCAGGGCCAGCCACACCGGCATGGAATAAAAAATCACCGAGGCCCGGCTGACGGTGGTGATATCAAGCGCTACAAACAAACAGGTAAATTCAAGCGCAAAAAGCAGCCCGGCAACCAGTCCCGCCGTCCAGGCGTCGCGCGGCACATGCAAGCTGACCCCGCGCAACCGCATCCAGATTAGCAAGACCACAACAGCCCCCGCCGACCGCAAGCCGGCAGCAAATACCGGGTTGAACCCACCCGCAGTGACCTTGATGACGACCTGATTAAAAGCGAGATTGAAGGCAAAGGCGATCAGCGCAGCAGCGCCAAAAAGATCAATGTGTGCTTTGCGCTCCATCCCCCCAAAAGCAGTTCCAGGGGGTGCGATGTCAATGCGCAATTGCTTGCCGCTGAGGCCGGTTCACGTTTTTTCCCCTCAACCGCGCATAAAAACATGCCACAGTAAGGCAATGTGATTCATTTCCGGGGGAAAACAATGAGTTTGATGAAAACACTGGCCAAAGTGGCCATCGGTGTCGCCGTGGCCAAAGGCGCGAACGCCATGATCAAAAAGGGCGGCGGTGGCAGCACCAGCCGCGCGGGTCAATCCGGCGGTTTGGGCGGCCTGCTGGGCGGTCTGATGAATCAGGCGGGCGGCAATCCTGGCGGGTCACGCCCGCATGGTGGCGCGCACAGTCCCGGTGCCGGCGGTGGTCTTGAGGACATGTTGGGCGGCCTGCTGGGCGGTGCCGGCGGATCAACTCAACGCGGTGCCGGGGGTGGCATGCCCGGCGGGCTTGGCGGCCTATTGGAACAATTGGGCGGCGGGTCCAAAGGCGGCGCAGGCGGCCTTGGCGGATTGCTGGGCGGCCTTGCAAGTGCCGCCGGTGCCGGAGGCCTTTTGGCGGGCACCGATGAAACCCTGCGTCGCCGTCCCCAACGCGAAAGCGGCAGCTTTGGTGAAGTGCTCAATTCACAGTTTGACGCAACACCCGAGCCCGCAATCGAACCCTCGCAAGATCAGGAAGCCGCGGCCGCGCTGATGCTGGCCGCAATGATTCAGGCCGCAAAATCTGATGGCACTTTTGATGCCGCAGAGCGGGACAAACTGCTGGGCAGGCTTGGCGATGTCGATCCTGAGGAAGCCGCGTTTGTGAACGCCCAGATGAAAGCGCCCGTTGACGTCGATGCATTGGCCAAACAGACACCCAAGGGCATGGGACCGCAGATTTACGCGATGTCGCTGCTGGGCATTGATCTCGATACCCAGGACGAGGCGAAGTATCTGCATAAGCTGGCCAAGGCATATGGGATGAAACCCGCAGAGGTGAATGACGTTCACGCGCAAATGGGCGTCCCATCTCTTTACACCTGACCACAGCGACCACCGATAAATAAAAAAGGCGGCGTTCTAATGTGGACCGCCGCCTTTTTTCTTAATCTTGTGGCGCGGCCCTGTGCAGCCGGAAAATCACCCAGATCAGGACGATGGCCAGCACCAACGGTGGCATCCAGATCATCGCAAGCTCGCCCTTGAACCAATCTGACATGGTCACGGTACGGCATGCGGCCCCGGTCGGGTTCATGCACATGCCGGACAAGAGTGCGGCAAATATCGGCGGCACAGAAACCAGCAGCGCCACCGCGACATAAAGCAGACCAAGGGCAAATTTGCGCATCGGTTACGCGGCCTTTTGCCCACCGGGCTTGCCACCACCACCGCCACCCCGACGGCGGTTACGCCCCCCGTTCGGCTTGCCAGCAGCGCCACCGCCGCCGCCGCCATTCGGACGACCGCCGCCGCCGCCCGGACGACCACCGCGCCCGCGACCACGGCCCGTGGGCTTGTCGGGGATTTCCATCGCCTCCCACGCGCGGCCAGAGGCCACGGGGATCGCAGTGCCCATTGTCTTTTGGATCGCTTTCAATTCGCCCATTTCATCGGGCGCACAAAATGCAATTGCTGCCCCATCCTTGCCCGCCCGCGCAGTGCGGCCAATGCGGTGGACGTAATTATCAGGCACATTCGGCAGGTCGTAGTTATAAACGTGTTTCACATCCGGGATATCGAGCCCCCTTGCCGCCACATCCGTGGCCACCAGAATCGTCACATTCCCGGATTTGAACCCGGCAATCGCGCGGTCCCGCTGACCCTGGCTTTTGTTGCCGTGGATAGACGCCGCATCAAAGCCCGCCTTGACCAGCGTTTTCATCAGTTTTTCACAGCCGTGTTTGGTACGGCCAAACACCAGCGCCCGTTCGCCGCGGTGCTTGCCCAACAGCTCCTTAAGCAGTTCGGTCTTTTCCGCCTTGGCGATAAAGTGCACCTCTTGCGTCACCTTGTCCGCCGCCTTGCCCGGAGGCGAGACTTCAATGCGGATCGGGCTATTCAGATAGGTGTTGGCAATCTCGTTCATCAACTTGGGCATTGTCGCCGAGAACAGCATGGTCTGGCGGTTCTTGGGGATGACAGACGCGATCTTGCGCAGGTCATGGATGAAACCCATGTCGAGCATCTGATCGGCCTCGTCGAGAACCAGAAATGTCGCTTCGTCCAGACGCACGGCGCGGCGGTCCATCAGGTCCAGCAATCGGCCCGGTGTTGCGACCAAAAGGTCAACACCGCCGCCCAACCGCTTGATCTGCGTATTGATCGACTGTCCACCAACGACCATCGCAACCTGCAGGGATGATCCCTTGGCATAGTCGCGCAGGTTCACGGAAATCTGGGTGGCCAGTTCGCGGGTTGGGGCCAGAACCAATCCACGCACACAGCGCGGGTTCGGGCGGCCTTCCATGGCCATCATCTGGGCCACCAGAGGCACACCAAAGGCGGCCGTCTTACCGGTACCGGTTTGGGCCAGACCCATCACATCTCGGCCATTCATACCGTGCGGGATCGCCTGTTTCTGGATCGGTGTCGGGTCTTTGAGACCCATATCATGCAGCCGTTGCACCAGTTTTCTGGGCAGGCCCATCATGTCAAAATCGCTCATATTCATTCTTTCTGGACGCACACAAAAAGCGACGCCCTGTCGGTGCGCAGCACCCCGCCCTCAAAGGGGTCGGATGTGCCACGTGGGTCACGCAAAACAGATCGCAGGCAACGGCCAAATGCCGGAAACCTGTCTGATCGCGTTTTGGCCCCACGCGTGATTTTGGGAACATCGGCGCGCCTTAAAACCCGGAAAATACGTGGATCATTGATCCAGAACCGGCACTGCTCACGCGGCAGAAGGCATCGCTTGACCCCCACATGGCCCTCTCGCCGCGATAAGTCAACCTTTGCGGCAAAAGCATGTGGCAGCGCGGCGCAAATGCCGCTACACCATGGGCCGATTACCCCAAAGGCCCAACGCCATGTCAAAACCCATCATCAAACGCTGCGAGGCCATGGGCCTGCGCATGACCGGTCAACGCCGGATCATCGCACAGGTCATCGAGGATGCCGATGATCACCCCGACGTAGAAGAGCTGTTCACCCGCGCCTCGGCTCTGGATGCGGCGATTTCGATTGCGACGGTCTATCGCACGGTAAAGCTGTTTGAAGAGGCGGGCATCCTCGACAAGCTTGAGTTTGGCGACGGCCGGGCGCGCTATGAAGACGCAGAGCGCGATCACCACGATCATCTGATCGACATGCATTCGGGCGAAGTGATCGAATTTGTCGACGCCGATATTGAGGCGTTGCAGGAGCGTATCGCGCAAAAACTGGGCTATGAGCTGCGCGGTCATCGGCTTGAGCTCTACGGCGTGCCGATCAGGAAGTGAGCCACCGCGCTGCTTTGAGAAACACAGATACCGAAGGAATACGTGATGCCTGACCGTGACCGCCCATTGCTTGCCGTGCTGATCGACGCCGACAATGTACGCGCACGAGATGCGGCCAAAATCATGCGCGAAATCGCCGCTATTGGCGAACCTGCGCTGCGGCGTGTCTATGGTGATTGGTCCAGCGAACATCTGAAAGGCTGGCGGGAGCCGATACATGCTCTTGGTCTCGTTGCCCATCAGGAAACTGCCAATTCGAGAGGCAAGAACGCAACTGACATCGGCCTTGTTATTCATGCGATGGACATCCTGCACTCAGGCAAATTTGACGCTTTTGTCATCGTGTCGTCCGACAGCGATTTCACAGCACTTGTGAACCGATTGCGTGAGGACGGACTAACTGTCATTGGCATTGGCGAGGAAAAGACCAACCCGGCCCTGCGAAACGTCTATAACCGTTTCATTCTGGTCGAAAACCTCAAAGACGAAGAGGACAGCAACGATACCGCTGCCAAGCCCAAACCGAAAGCTGACATGAATCATGCGTATCAGTTGATCCGGACTGCAATTGAGCGTTGTGATACAGAAGACGACTGGGTAGCGCTTGGTCCGCTAGGTGTAAACTTGATGGCAGCACACCCCGACTTTGACACCCGCAGCTATGGATTTGCCAAGCTCAGCAGTCTGATCAAAGCGATGCCAAAGCTGGAGTTTGCCAACAAAGACAACCGCCCGATGGTTCGGCCAAAGACCTAGCGCCGCCCCAGCATCCACGGCAACAGCACGCTGAGCACCAGCAACCGGGCAATGTGACAGGCCGCGACAAATCCCGGGATGACCCCTAAAACAGCGCCCATCGCGATCATCGTCTCTAATCCGCCGGGGGCGAAAGCAACCAAAACATGCGCAAGTGGCATGTTCAGGGCCCAGGCAACCGGCAAGGCCCCCAACCCCGCCAGCCCCACAGCAACCAGCGTGATTGCGACACCCGCACCCAGGCCACCAGCAAAACGCGCCGGCGTGACCCCGCTGAACCGGGTCCCGATCAAGGATCCCAAAACCAGATAGGCAGGCAGGATGATCCACTGGGGCATGACCCCCGGCGCAAGGTCGCTCAGATGCCCGATGGCAGACACAACCATCGCGCCCAAAAGCAGCGGTGCCGGCACCGACACGCGCTGAAACAGCAGCCCGACCACGATGGCCAGCACAATCATGATCACCAATTGAACGAGCGCGACAGGCTCGCCCTGAGGGGCAATGTTGCCTGACAACTCCACCCCCATCGCGACGGCCACAAAGGGCACGACCAGCGTCAGAGCCAGCAACCTGACCGATTGGGTGATCGAAATGCGCGCCACGTCCGATCCGGTGCTGCTGGCCATCGCAATCACAAAGCTCAGATGCCCGGGCGCAGACGCCAGAAGCGCCGACCGCGCATCAAACCCAAAGAACCGCACCAGCATCGCACGGCAAATGGCCATGATCAGCCAAATGATCACTGCCATGAACACAAACGCGAGTGGCCAGCGCAGCATGGCACCCAGAGCATCGGTGTCAAAACCGGCCCCGACCGCAAGCCCGATCACCACAAAGCACGCATCGCGCAGCCGCAGGTCAATGGCGGTGCGCAGGCCGGCGAGGCTGGAAAGACTGACCGCAACAACCGGCCCCAACAACATGTAAACCGGCACCGACAACGCCCAAGCCAGTGCGGCCCCCACAGCCCCAACGCAGATTGTCAGCAAAGTTTCGCGGAGCGACAGGGATAGGTTCGGCGATCTCATACGCCGTTGCTATCACTCGATTAGATGCTCTGCCAGCGCCCCTTGCCCTTGCCGTGCAAAACCGTCATGGCCGTCATATTCATTTCTCAAGAGCGCAGGATCATGGACAATATACGCGGCGCTGTTTTGATGGTTTTGGCGATGGCCGGTTTCGCGCTTGAGGACATGTTCATCAAATTACTGGCTGATGCCGTGTCGGTCGGGCAGATCCTGACCATGCTGGGCATCGGCGGTTCGCTGGCCTTTGGCGCAATTGTCGTGGCCAGAGGCGAGGCATTGTTCGCCCGCACCATGTTGTCCTATCCGATTGTGTTGCGCGGATTGGGTGACCTGATTGGCGCATTGGCATTTGTTTCGGCCATTGTGCTGACCCCCCTTTCCAGCGCCTCTGCGATTCTGCAGGCAACGCCGCTGGCCGTCACCCTGGGGGCCGCGGTATTTCTGGGCGAACCTGTTGGCTGGCGCCGGTGGAGCGCGATTTTCGTGGGCCTGATCGGCGTCTTGCTGATCATCCGCCCCGGTCTGGACAGCTTTGAGGTTCTGTCGCTTTTGGCGCTGCTTGCGGTCTTTGCCCTCGCCCTGCGCGATCTGGCCACACGCAGGACGCCCGCGTCAATTACCACCATGCAGCTCAGCTTTCTGGGGTTCGTGGTGATTATTCCTGCGGGCATCTTGTTGATGATTTTCACCGGCTCACAGGTTGTGGCATTGAACGCCACCGAATGGATTTACATCAGCGCTGCCTTGGGCATCGGGCTTTTTGCCTATTACGCCATTGTTGCCGCAATGCGGGTGGGCGATGTGGGGTTTGTCACACCGTTTCGCTATATTCGACTGGTGTTCGCCCTGGTGATCGGGGTGACGGTGTTTGGAGAATCCCCCGATGCACTGACACTGATCGGGGCCGCGATCATTGTCGCATCGGGCATTTACACAATTCTGCGCGAACGCAAGGTCCGGACCAGCACCTGACCCGCCTTTTCAACCTGCCCCGTCCACGCTAAAAGCGCAGAAATCATTCAGCCCAAAGGACAGCCCTCATGAGCACAATCATCGACATTCACGCCCGCGAAATCCTTGACAGCCGGGGCAATCCGACGGTCGAGGTTGACGTGATCCTCGAAGACGGCACCATGGGCCGGGCCGCCGTGCCATCAGGGGCCTCAACCGGCGCATATGAAGCGGTCGAGCGTCGCGACGGGGACAAAGCACGCTACATGGGCAAAGGCGTGCTTGAGGCCTGTGCATCTGTGAACGGTGAGATCGCCGAGGCACTGGTCGGCATCGACGCCACGGAACAGGTCGAAATCGACGAGATCATGATCGAACTTGACGGCACTGACAACAAATCACGCCTTGGGGCCAACGCCATTCTGGGCGTATCGCTTGCTGCGGCCAAAGCGGCGGCAGATTACTGCACCCAGCCCCTTTATCGCTATGTCGGCGGCACGTCTGCACGGGTTTTGCCGGTGCCAATGATGAACATCATCAATGGCGGTGAACATGCCGACAACCCGATCGACATTCAGGAATTCATGATCATGCCCGTGGCTGCGGAAAACATCCGCGAAGCCGTGCGCATGGGGGCCGAAGTCTTTCACACGTTGAAAAAGGAACTCTCTGCAGCGGGTCTGTCCACGGGCATCGGCGATGAGGGTGGCTTTGCCCCCAATATCTCATCCACCCGCGATGCCTTGGATTTTGTGCTGAAATCCATTGAAAAAGCAGGCTACAAACCCGGGGAAGATATGTATCTGGCGATGGATTGTGCCGCGACAGAATACTACAAGAACGGCCGCTATGAGCTTGCTGGCGAAGGAAAATCCCTGAGCAGCGAAGAAAATGTCGACTATCTGGCCGCACTGGTCGCCGATTACCCGATCATCTCAATCGAAGACGGGATGTCCGAGGATGACTGGGACGGCTGGAAGGCGTTGACGGACAAACTGGGTGGTAAAATCCAACTGGTCGGCGATGATCTGTTTGTCACCAACCCTGAACGCCTTGCCATGGGCATTGAACGCGGTAGCGCCAATTCGATGCTGGTAAAAGTCAATCAAATCGGCAGCTTGACGGAGACACTTAAAGCGGTGGACATGGCGCATCGAGCGGGCTTTACCAATGTAATGTCGCACCGTTCGGGTGAAACCGAGGATGCCACGATTGCCGATCTGGCGGTCGCAACAAACTGCGGGCAGATCAAGACCGGATCGCTTGCGCGGTCGGACCGGCTGGCAAAATACAATCAGTTGATCCGGATCGAGGAAATGCTCGGTGAAACTGCCGAATACGCCGGCCGTTCGATCCTGCGTGGCTGAACAAGTTACCATTCGCCCCGCGACCACCGCTGCCGATCTGGCAGCGGTGCGTAGCCTGTGCTGGGACTACCGGAACTATTTGTTGTCCATGCAGGGCGTAAGCGAAGAAGTTACCGATGCCTTTCGCCCTGCCTCAAAATACGAGGCGTTGATGGAAAACCTGCCGATCCTGCACGCCCGCCCCAAGGGTATCATCATGCTTGCGACCGACCCTACAGGTACGCCAGTAGCATGCGGCATGAGCCACCCACTGGATGGACAAACATCTGAAATAAAACGTGTTTTTGTGGCTGATGCAGCCCGTGGACAAAATGTTGCGCACCAGCTTTGCACTTCATTGATTGCCCAAGCACATAAGGACGGGTTTTCCCGCGTCGTATTGGACACCCATAGATTACTTCACGCCGCGCAACGCTTGTATGAAAAGCTGGGGTTCAGTCGCCGAGGCCCTTACCAGCCGATGCCAGACAATGTCCTGCCTGAATTGGTGTTTTTTGAAAAACATCTTGCGCCTGCCATGGCACCGAAATGACCCCAGACCAAATCATCGCCCACCTCAACCTCGCGCCGCACCCCGAAGGCGGCCATTTTCGCCAGACCTGGGTGGCCGAAAACGCGGGCCGCCCGACCGGCACCTGCATCTATTTCCTGCTTAAAGCGGGCGAGCACAGCCATTGGCACCGCGTCGATGCCACCGAGATATGGCTCTATCACGCGGGCGCACCGCTGGTCTTGTCACTGGCTGAAACCGATGCGGGCCCTGCTGCCGATCACCTGCTGACGCCCGATCTGTCGCAAGGTGCACCCCAGATCATCGTGCCGGAAAACCACTGGCAGGCCGCGCGCAGCACCGGTGATTACACGCTGGTCAGCTGCACCGTATCACCCGGCTTTACCTTTGACGGCTTCACCCTCGCGCCCGCTGAAATGGACATACCCAGATGAAAAACCGCATGATCCTTTATGTCGGCATTGCCCTGATCGTTGGGCTTTATACCTATGATCGCAATTCCAGAACCGATATCTTGCTGCCCGCTACGGTCGTGAACATCGACAGTCAGATTGCGGAAAAAGGCGGCGACACCTGGCACCTGACCGTGGCGATTGATGCCGCAGAGGTCGTGCTGGAACCGCGCCTGTCGCGCCCCGATGTGTCCGAAGGCGACCGCATCTGCGTCACCGAAGTTGTCCGTGAGGGCCAGCCTCCGGAATATCTCTGGGCACCAAATGCCACCTGTTAAGGGTCCGGTTTAACGGCCTGACGGCACGCTGACGGTCCCGCCGCCAACAGCCGCCCGCACCCCAGTGGTGCCGGGGCACGATGTCGGCAATCCACGCGCCACGCGCACCGCAAGATAGGCAAAGGCCTGTGCCTCCAACATATCGCCATTGAGCCCGATGTCCTCGACCGGGACCACCGGACAATCAAGGCTCACGGTCAGCATCTGCATCAACACCGGGTTCATCCGCCCGCCACCTGTGACCAACACGCGCGTCGGCGGGCGTGGGCAATGCTGCATCGCCTCGGCCACCCCGGCGGCGCACATGGCGGTCAGCGTTGCCGCCGCATCGGCATCTGACAATTCGCCCACAAGCGCCACCATTTCGGCAAAATCATTACGGTCCAGTGACTTGGGCGGGACACGGGCAAAGTAAGGCTCTGCCAGAAACAGCTCAAGAGCGCCCTGTTCAACCTGCCCTTTGGCAGCCAGTCTGCCCCCTTCGTCAAAAGGCTTCCCACGCCGCACCTGCATCAGATCATTCAGCGGCGCGTTCGCAGGCCCCGTGTCAAAAGCCAAAAGCGCGCCCGTATCCTCGGGACGCGCGCAAGACGGGTCCACCCAGGTCAGATTGCCAACCCCGCCGAGGTTCAGAAAAACCACCGGATCTGTCAGCCCGGCAAACCGCGCACAGGCATGGTGGAAAAACGGCGCAAGCGGTGCCCCTTCCCCGCCAAATTCAACATCCGCACTGCGAAAATCCCAGACCACCGGCACACCCAGAACATCGGCCAAGGCCGCACCATCACCAACCTGCAGTGTGCCTTGCGCCCGCGGGGCATGGGCCAGCGTCTGACCATGAAAACCAATCAGGTCCACATCTTTGAATTCAGACAGAACCTCGATATGAGCGGCTTCAACGATCCCGGCGGCGGCCTGCACCTGAGGCCCTGACCATCTGCCAAACCCCGCAGCAATCACATCGCGTTCCTGATCGGAATAGGCGCGATAAGCGACCTGTCCAAAGCTCTCAATATCATGTCCATCCGTGCGCAGAACGGCGGCGTCCACACCGTCCAGCGAGGTCCCCGACATCGCGCCCAGTGCGGTCACCACACCTGTCTTGCTTACGGCCTTGTTCATGGCGTTACTCGGGGCCTTTCCCTTTGACTGCTCTGGCCCTATAGATGCCCCGCAACAGACGCCGAGGGCAAGCGCCATGACATACCATCCCAAATCGGAATTCATTCGCATCATGACGGAACGCGGGTTTCTTGCGGATTGCACCGATTATCAGGGGCTGGACGAGGCGCTGTTGCAGGGCGGGCAACCGGGTTACATCGGTTTTGATGCCACGGCAAAGTCGCTGCACGTTGGATCGCTCATTCAGATCATGATGTTGCGCTGGCTGCAAAAAACCGGCGGCAAACCGATCACGCTGATGGGCGGCGGCACCACAAAGGTCGGTGATCCGTCGTTTCGCGCTGACGAACGCCCGCTGATGGGCCCCGAACAGATCGACGCCAACATCGCTGGCATCAAAAAGGTGTTCTCGGCCTACCTGACCTATGGCGACGGGCCTTCTG
Protein-coding sequences here:
- a CDS encoding NYN domain-containing protein; translated protein: MPDRDRPLLAVLIDADNVRARDAAKIMREIAAIGEPALRRVYGDWSSEHLKGWREPIHALGLVAHQETANSRGKNATDIGLVIHAMDILHSGKFDAFVIVSSDSDFTALVNRLREDGLTVIGIGEEKTNPALRNVYNRFILVENLKDEEDSNDTAAKPKPKADMNHAYQLIRTAIERCDTEDDWVALGPLGVNLMAAHPDFDTRSYGFAKLSSLIKAMPKLEFANKDNRPMVRPKT
- a CDS encoding AbrB family transcriptional regulator, yielding MRSPNLSLSLRETLLTICVGAVGAALAWALSVPVYMLLGPVVAVSLSSLAGLRTAIDLRLRDACFVVIGLAVGAGFDTDALGAMLRWPLAFVFMAVIIWLIMAICRAMLVRFFGFDARSALLASAPGHLSFVIAMASSTGSDVARISITQSVRLLALTLVVPFVAVAMGVELSGNIAPQGEPVALVQLVIMIVLAIVVGLLFQRVSVPAPLLLGAMVVSAIGHLSDLAPGVMPQWIILPAYLVLGSLIGTRFSGVTPARFAGGLGAGVAITLVAVGLAGLGALPVAWALNMPLAHVLVAFAPGGLETMIAMGAVLGVIPGFVAACHIARLLVLSVLLPWMLGRR
- a CDS encoding DMT family transporter, translating into MDNIRGAVLMVLAMAGFALEDMFIKLLADAVSVGQILTMLGIGGSLAFGAIVVARGEALFARTMLSYPIVLRGLGDLIGALAFVSAIVLTPLSSASAILQATPLAVTLGAAVFLGEPVGWRRWSAIFVGLIGVLLIIRPGLDSFEVLSLLALLAVFALALRDLATRRTPASITTMQLSFLGFVVIIPAGILLMIFTGSQVVALNATEWIYISAALGIGLFAYYAIVAAMRVGDVGFVTPFRYIRLVFALVIGVTVFGESPDALTLIGAAIIVASGIYTILRERKVRTST
- the eno gene encoding phosphopyruvate hydratase, whose amino-acid sequence is MSTIIDIHAREILDSRGNPTVEVDVILEDGTMGRAAVPSGASTGAYEAVERRDGDKARYMGKGVLEACASVNGEIAEALVGIDATEQVEIDEIMIELDGTDNKSRLGANAILGVSLAAAKAAADYCTQPLYRYVGGTSARVLPVPMMNIINGGEHADNPIDIQEFMIMPVAAENIREAVRMGAEVFHTLKKELSAAGLSTGIGDEGGFAPNISSTRDALDFVLKSIEKAGYKPGEDMYLAMDCAATEYYKNGRYELAGEGKSLSSEENVDYLAALVADYPIISIEDGMSEDDWDGWKALTDKLGGKIQLVGDDLFVTNPERLAMGIERGSANSMLVKVNQIGSLTETLKAVDMAHRAGFTNVMSHRSGETEDATIADLAVATNCGQIKTGSLARSDRLAKYNQLIRIEEMLGETAEYAGRSILRG
- a CDS encoding GNAT family N-acetyltransferase produces the protein MAEQVTIRPATTAADLAAVRSLCWDYRNYLLSMQGVSEEVTDAFRPASKYEALMENLPILHARPKGIIMLATDPTGTPVACGMSHPLDGQTSEIKRVFVADAARGQNVAHQLCTSLIAQAHKDGFSRVVLDTHRLLHAAQRLYEKLGFSRRGPYQPMPDNVLPELVFFEKHLAPAMAPK
- a CDS encoding cupin domain-containing protein produces the protein MTPDQIIAHLNLAPHPEGGHFRQTWVAENAGRPTGTCIYFLLKAGEHSHWHRVDATEIWLYHAGAPLVLSLAETDAGPAADHLLTPDLSQGAPQIIVPENHWQAARSTGDYTLVSCTVSPGFTFDGFTLAPAEMDIPR
- a CDS encoding anhydro-N-acetylmuramic acid kinase; translated protein: MNKAVSKTGVVTALGAMSGTSLDGVDAAVLRTDGHDIESFGQVAYRAYSDQERDVIAAGFGRWSGPQVQAAAGIVEAAHIEVLSEFKDVDLIGFHGQTLAHAPRAQGTLQVGDGAALADVLGVPVVWDFRSADVEFGGEGAPLAPFFHHACARFAGLTDPVVFLNLGGVGNLTWVDPSCARPEDTGALLAFDTGPANAPLNDLMQVRRGKPFDEGGRLAAKGQVEQGALELFLAEPYFARVPPKSLDRNDFAEMVALVGELSDADAAATLTAMCAAGVAEAMQHCPRPPTRVLVTGGGRMNPVLMQMLTVSLDCPVVPVEDIGLNGDMLEAQAFAYLAVRVARGLPTSCPGTTGVRAAVGGGTVSVPSGR